A region of Nocardioides sp. JS614 DNA encodes the following proteins:
- a CDS encoding GmrSD restriction endonuclease domain-containing protein, with protein MAIVETFKRTPLQLFNLPQHFVIPLFQRPYVWKEDEQWEPLWKDIRRVAELRMNEPHLNPQHFLGAVVLQAHDAGSNRVTTWNVIDGQQRLTTLQVLMDATSAVLAQAGADRYASQLESLTHNSANFIPEEESGLKVRHLNNDHEAFDEVMDAESPVDYASLKHSESRIVKAHRYFTTAVSQWLGAPDGDDFGIKAEQLASVLQADLQLVTIELLSSENSQEIFETLNARGTPLTAADLVRNFVFQRLEAEGGDTKKAYKEDWPFETKFWTREISVGRYLVSRSSLFLNQWLIARLGEEIGPQSTFSRFKSYVEHDAGHKMADLLPVIKEQAERYEAWTEVAAKPSGNLSVVEMAVYRMQASGVELLKPLLIWLHEPGRNLPQETIERIVEAAESWIVRRQLLRLTGSDLGRVVADIIKRHSGSPADDLADRVVTYLSRLNVASTYWPGDNEIRVALTTESAYRRFPRARLRSFLEAIENHYRAETKQPQAERSGFPIEHILPQKWRENWPVSSPQEEQERQERVHKLGNLTLLTGPLNSKVSNGPWDTKRRALLQHNTIKLTGRLLDWVGDADWSEAQIDQRTAALIDVLLEVWPVPEGHNGQVVDPQAKAQDWIELKHLVDAGLIAPGDKLIATHRDFAGREAEIGDDLRIHLDGKAFSTPSGAGQHLRKKATNGWYFWALADGRRLRDVRAEFLSAASTDEGQLELIGGEPEPAPDVRS; from the coding sequence ATGGCCATCGTGGAGACCTTCAAGCGAACGCCGCTCCAGCTGTTCAACCTGCCCCAGCACTTCGTCATCCCGCTGTTCCAACGTCCGTACGTTTGGAAGGAGGACGAGCAGTGGGAGCCGCTATGGAAGGACATCCGACGGGTCGCCGAGCTCCGAATGAATGAGCCGCACCTGAACCCGCAGCACTTCCTAGGTGCAGTCGTGCTTCAGGCGCACGACGCCGGCAGTAACCGGGTCACCACGTGGAACGTCATCGACGGGCAACAGCGGCTGACGACGCTTCAGGTGCTCATGGACGCCACCAGCGCGGTTCTCGCCCAGGCCGGCGCCGACCGATACGCCAGTCAGCTCGAGTCGCTGACCCACAACTCGGCGAACTTCATCCCGGAGGAGGAGAGCGGGCTGAAGGTCCGGCACCTCAACAACGACCACGAGGCCTTCGACGAGGTCATGGACGCTGAGTCCCCGGTGGATTACGCCAGCCTCAAGCACTCCGAGTCCCGGATCGTGAAGGCGCACCGGTACTTCACGACCGCGGTGTCCCAATGGCTCGGCGCCCCGGATGGCGATGACTTCGGCATCAAGGCCGAGCAGTTGGCGAGCGTGCTCCAGGCGGACCTCCAGCTCGTGACGATCGAGCTGCTGTCGTCGGAGAATTCACAGGAGATCTTCGAGACGCTGAACGCTCGCGGAACTCCGCTCACCGCTGCCGATCTCGTTCGCAACTTCGTCTTCCAGCGTCTCGAGGCCGAGGGTGGTGACACCAAGAAGGCCTACAAGGAGGACTGGCCGTTCGAGACGAAGTTCTGGACCAGGGAGATCAGCGTCGGGCGCTATCTCGTGAGCAGGAGCTCGCTGTTCCTCAATCAGTGGCTCATCGCCAGACTCGGTGAGGAGATTGGTCCCCAGTCGACCTTCAGTCGTTTCAAGTCGTACGTCGAGCACGATGCCGGCCACAAGATGGCTGACCTCCTGCCTGTCATCAAGGAGCAGGCGGAACGGTACGAGGCCTGGACGGAGGTTGCCGCCAAGCCGAGCGGCAACCTGAGCGTGGTCGAAATGGCTGTCTACCGCATGCAGGCCAGTGGGGTGGAACTGCTCAAGCCGCTTCTGATCTGGCTGCACGAGCCAGGCCGGAACCTTCCGCAAGAGACGATCGAGCGCATCGTCGAGGCGGCCGAGAGCTGGATCGTGCGGCGGCAACTCCTGAGGCTGACAGGTTCAGACCTCGGCCGGGTCGTGGCTGACATCATCAAGAGGCACAGCGGCTCGCCGGCCGACGATTTGGCCGATCGGGTCGTCACCTACCTGTCTCGCCTCAACGTAGCCAGCACCTACTGGCCAGGGGACAACGAGATCCGTGTCGCGCTGACGACCGAGTCGGCCTACCGCCGATTCCCACGTGCCCGGCTGCGCTCCTTCCTGGAGGCGATCGAGAACCACTACCGGGCCGAGACCAAGCAGCCACAGGCTGAGCGTTCTGGCTTCCCGATCGAGCACATCCTGCCGCAGAAGTGGCGGGAGAACTGGCCGGTCAGCTCACCCCAAGAAGAGCAGGAACGTCAGGAACGTGTCCACAAGCTGGGCAATCTGACCCTCCTGACGGGTCCGCTCAATTCGAAGGTCTCCAACGGTCCTTGGGACACGAAGCGCAGGGCCCTCTTGCAGCACAACACGATCAAGCTCACCGGAAGGCTCCTCGACTGGGTCGGCGACGCCGATTGGTCGGAAGCACAGATCGACCAGCGAACAGCAGCGCTCATCGACGTCCTGCTGGAAGTCTGGCCGGTCCCCGAGGGACACAACGGTCAGGTGGTGGACCCCCAGGCCAAGGCGCAAGACTGGATCGAGCTGAAGCATTTGGTCGATGCGGGCCTGATTGCACCGGGGGACAAGTTGATCGCCACTCACCGCGACTTCGCCGGGCGTGAGGCCGAGATCGGTGACGACCTCCGCATCCACTTGGACGGCAAGGCCTTCAGCACCCCGTCCGGAGCAGGACAGCACCTTCGCAAGAAGGCGACGAACGGCTGGTACTTCTGGGCTCTGGCAGACGGACGCCGGCTCCGGGACGTTCGGGCGGAGTTCTTGAGTGCCGCTTCCACCGACGAGGGACAACTCGAGCTGATCGGTGGCGAGCCGGAACCGGCCCCCGACGTACGGAGTTGA